The Aeromicrobium sp. Sec7.5 genome window below encodes:
- a CDS encoding MMPL family transporter, with translation MESFDHRTFFLARLVGPGRSIAVLLAGLLLGAAVLVLAPAPTEGSDAGSNLPDDAESSIAQERLATLPEGDDAPAIVVFSRDGGLDAADLAAAGERVQALSQELDVEAVGPIPSDDGSVALAQVPVSGDLSNEENGDLVAEIRSIAKDDLPDGLTTQVTGGPAVQADLGEVFSGADTRLLLVTASVVALLLIITYRSPWLWIVPLAVIGLGDRVAAKVVDTVSAWSGLAVDGSITGITSVLVFGAGTNYALLLIARYREELRRHESRHEAMRQAVGAAAPAILSSSGTVILGLLTLLVADSPFVSRIGLAGAAGLAVAVFFALVVLPAAMSLPGRWLFWPFVPRVGDEDRAHRGVWGRVGAAVTARPAVVTVAGLAVLGAMALGALGIKTGLAQDEQFLDTPESISAQSTLSSAFAGGISSPTVVATVADSVGDVAAAAAEVDGVQSAESAGGDDTTGEVRVVLEADPGSGAALATIDRLRDAVHEVDPDAAVGGPDAEAVDEADTAASDRTKIVPLVLAVVLVMLLVLLRSAVAAVLLGATTVLSYLSALGVGWLFFDHVLGWPAMDVSTPLLAFIFLVALGVDYNIFLTARAREEMAATGDATQSVVTALAVTGGVITSAGVLLAAVFTVLGVLPLVLLAQLGVLVGFGVLLDTVVVRGLVTPAMVAWIGRRFWWPSRLGR, from the coding sequence GTGGAATCTTTCGATCATCGAACCTTCTTCCTCGCGCGTCTCGTCGGCCCGGGCCGATCCATCGCGGTCCTGCTCGCCGGACTGCTGCTGGGAGCCGCCGTGCTGGTCCTGGCACCGGCCCCGACCGAGGGCAGCGACGCCGGGTCGAACCTGCCCGACGACGCCGAGTCGTCGATCGCGCAGGAGCGGCTCGCCACCCTGCCCGAGGGCGACGACGCGCCGGCCATCGTCGTGTTCTCGCGCGACGGTGGACTCGATGCCGCCGATCTCGCAGCCGCGGGCGAGCGCGTGCAGGCCCTCAGCCAGGAGCTGGACGTCGAGGCCGTCGGGCCGATCCCTTCCGACGACGGTTCCGTCGCCCTCGCGCAGGTGCCGGTGTCCGGCGACCTGTCGAACGAGGAGAACGGCGACCTGGTCGCCGAGATCCGGTCGATCGCGAAGGACGACCTGCCCGACGGCCTCACGACCCAGGTCACGGGAGGACCGGCCGTCCAGGCCGATCTCGGTGAGGTCTTCTCCGGTGCCGACACCCGCCTGCTGCTCGTCACCGCCTCGGTCGTGGCCCTGCTCCTCATCATCACGTACCGCAGCCCGTGGTTGTGGATCGTGCCGCTCGCGGTGATCGGCCTGGGCGACCGGGTGGCGGCCAAGGTCGTCGACACCGTCTCGGCCTGGAGCGGGCTCGCGGTCGACGGCTCGATCACGGGCATCACGTCGGTGCTCGTCTTCGGCGCGGGCACGAACTACGCCCTGCTGCTGATCGCCCGGTACCGCGAGGAGCTCCGGCGGCACGAGAGCCGCCACGAGGCGATGCGGCAGGCCGTCGGTGCCGCCGCGCCGGCCATCCTGTCGAGCTCCGGCACCGTGATCCTCGGCCTGCTCACGCTGCTCGTCGCGGACTCCCCCTTCGTGAGCCGGATCGGGCTGGCGGGCGCCGCCGGACTCGCGGTCGCCGTCTTCTTCGCCCTCGTGGTGCTGCCGGCCGCCATGTCGCTGCCCGGTCGATGGTTGTTCTGGCCCTTCGTCCCCCGGGTGGGCGACGAGGACCGCGCGCACCGAGGCGTGTGGGGTCGGGTCGGAGCCGCCGTGACGGCACGTCCCGCGGTCGTGACCGTCGCCGGACTCGCGGTGCTCGGCGCGATGGCGCTCGGCGCGCTCGGCATCAAGACCGGGCTGGCGCAGGACGAGCAGTTCCTCGACACCCCGGAGTCGATCAGCGCCCAGTCGACGCTCTCATCGGCGTTCGCGGGCGGCATCTCCTCGCCCACCGTGGTGGCGACGGTCGCGGACTCGGTCGGCGACGTCGCGGCCGCGGCAGCCGAGGTCGACGGCGTCCAGTCCGCCGAGTCCGCAGGCGGGGACGACACCACCGGCGAGGTCAGGGTCGTGCTCGAGGCCGACCCCGGAAGCGGTGCAGCACTGGCGACGATCGATCGACTCCGCGACGCCGTGCACGAGGTCGACCCCGACGCTGCCGTCGGCGGGCCCGATGCCGAAGCGGTCGACGAGGCGGACACCGCCGCCTCGGACCGGACCAAGATCGTGCCGCTCGTGCTGGCCGTGGTCCTCGTGATGCTGCTCGTGCTGCTGAGGTCCGCCGTGGCCGCGGTGCTGCTGGGTGCCACGACCGTGCTCTCGTACCTCTCGGCCCTGGGGGTCGGGTGGCTCTTCTTCGACCACGTCCTGGGGTGGCCGGCGATGGACGTCAGCACGCCCCTGCTCGCCTTCATCTTCCTCGTGGCCCTGGGCGTCGACTACAACATCTTCCTCACGGCCCGGGCTCGCGAGGAGATGGCGGCCACGGGCGACGCGACGCAGTCGGTCGTCACCGCGCTCGCCGTCACCGGTGGTGTCATCACGAGCGCCGGCGTCCTGCTCGCCGCGGTGTTCACGGTGCTGGGTGTGCTGCCGCTGGTGCTCCTGGCGCAGCTCGGCGTGCTCGTCGGGTTCGGCGTGCTGCTCGACACCGTCGTGGTCCGTGGCCTCGTGACGCCGGCCATGGTCGCCTGGATCGGCCGCCGCTTCTGGTGGCCCAGCCGCCTGGGGCGGTGA
- the purM gene encoding phosphoribosylformylglycinamidine cyclo-ligase, which produces MTDYAAAGVSVAEGDRAVELMKTWVDKARRPEVVGGIGGFAGLFDASALKDYRRPLLATSADGVGTKVQIAQRMDKHDTIGFDLVGMLVDDLVVCGAEPLFMTDYIACGKVVPERIAEIVKGIAQACAESGTALLGGETAEHPGLLSPDEYDIAGSTTGVVEADDLLGRELVRPGDVVIAMASSGLHSNGYSLVRHVFFGGGNREGAGWSLDRHVPELGTTLGEALLVPTKLYTLPCLALARAGGVHAMSHITGGGLAANLERVVPESVSVRVDRATWTPDPMFGLVAELGRVERPALEQALNVGVGMIALVEPESADAAVRLLAEHGVEAWVAGEVADAGVHGAGGSVTMVGEHTSTP; this is translated from the coding sequence GTGACCGACTACGCGGCCGCCGGCGTCTCCGTCGCCGAGGGCGATCGCGCCGTCGAGCTCATGAAGACCTGGGTCGACAAGGCCCGCCGCCCCGAGGTCGTGGGCGGCATCGGCGGCTTCGCCGGCCTGTTCGACGCCTCAGCCCTGAAGGACTACCGCCGGCCGCTGCTGGCCACCTCCGCCGACGGCGTCGGCACCAAGGTCCAGATCGCCCAGCGCATGGACAAGCACGACACGATCGGCTTCGACCTCGTCGGCATGCTCGTCGACGACCTAGTGGTGTGCGGCGCCGAGCCGTTGTTCATGACCGACTACATCGCGTGCGGCAAGGTCGTGCCCGAGCGCATCGCCGAGATCGTCAAGGGCATCGCGCAGGCGTGCGCAGAGTCCGGCACTGCCCTGCTGGGTGGCGAGACGGCCGAGCACCCCGGCCTGCTGAGCCCCGACGAGTACGACATCGCCGGCTCCACCACCGGAGTCGTCGAGGCCGACGATCTCCTGGGCCGTGAGCTCGTCCGTCCCGGTGACGTCGTGATCGCGATGGCGTCGTCGGGCCTGCACTCCAACGGCTACTCACTCGTGCGCCACGTGTTCTTCGGCGGAGGCAACCGCGAGGGCGCGGGCTGGTCGCTCGACCGCCACGTGCCCGAGCTCGGCACGACGCTCGGCGAGGCCCTGCTCGTCCCCACCAAGCTCTACACGCTGCCGTGCCTCGCGCTCGCGCGCGCCGGCGGCGTCCACGCGATGTCGCACATCACCGGTGGCGGGCTCGCGGCCAACCTCGAGCGCGTCGTCCCGGAGTCGGTGTCGGTCCGCGTCGACCGCGCCACCTGGACGCCGGACCCGATGTTCGGTCTCGTCGCCGAGCTCGGGCGGGTGGAGCGCCCCGCGCTCGAGCAGGCGCTGAACGTAGGAGTCGGCATGATCGCGCTCGTGGAGCCCGAATCGGCTGACGCGGCGGTGCGGCTGCTCGCCGAGCACGGCGTCGAGGCCTGGGTCGCGGGCGAGGTGGCGGACGCCGGCGTCCACGGCGCCGGGGGCTCGGTCACGATGGTGGGGGAACACACCTCGACCCCGTGA
- a CDS encoding SDR family NAD(P)-dependent oxidoreductase — MTRVVVITGSSSGIGAEAAVQLGRRGWTVCLLARRADELDVVAARVRAAGGTASVHAVDLTDETATQAVVDQVLAEHGHVDVLVNNAGRSIRRSISDSLDRLHDHERVMAINYLAAVRLTHAFLPAMLERGQGHVVFSSTLSTQVPVPLFSAYLASKSALESYARSLLAELGHRGITTTVVYFPMVRTEMSGATSIYAAMPMMTSAKAGAWLVKATEDRPSRVTSLGGAIGQAGMSVLPGVLTKAIAPQVRRMDKRLQRKVRKQE, encoded by the coding sequence GTGACCCGCGTCGTCGTCATCACCGGGTCCTCCAGCGGCATCGGGGCGGAGGCCGCGGTGCAGCTCGGCCGACGCGGCTGGACCGTGTGCCTGCTCGCCCGACGGGCCGACGAGCTCGACGTCGTCGCCGCCCGGGTGCGCGCAGCCGGCGGCACCGCCAGCGTCCATGCCGTCGACCTCACCGACGAGACCGCGACGCAGGCGGTCGTCGACCAGGTGCTCGCCGAGCACGGCCACGTCGACGTGCTCGTCAACAACGCCGGCCGGTCGATCCGTCGCTCGATCAGCGACTCGCTCGACCGCCTGCACGACCACGAGCGCGTCATGGCCATCAACTACCTCGCCGCGGTCCGGCTCACGCACGCGTTCCTGCCCGCCATGCTCGAGCGCGGTCAGGGGCACGTCGTCTTCAGCTCGACCCTCTCCACGCAGGTGCCCGTCCCGCTCTTCTCGGCCTACCTCGCCAGCAAGAGTGCGCTCGAGTCGTACGCACGGTCGCTGCTCGCCGAGCTCGGCCACCGGGGCATCACCACCACGGTCGTCTACTTCCCGATGGTCCGCACCGAGATGTCGGGCGCCACCTCGATCTACGCCGCGATGCCCATGATGACCTCGGCGAAGGCGGGTGCGTGGCTCGTCAAGGCCACCGAGGACCGACCGTCGCGCGTCACGAGCCTCGGTGGCGCGATCGGCCAGGCCGGCATGTCGGTGCTGCCGGGCGTGCTCACGAAGGCGATCGCCCCGCAGGTCCGCCGCATGGACAAACGGCTCCAGCGCAAGGTGCGGAAGCAGGAATGA
- a CDS encoding DUF3073 family protein, with protein sequence MGRGRAKAKQTKVARNLKYRTFDPDFSDLQRELHGEDGEPIPDQYAELAEKPELVEQLFKDRDAS encoded by the coding sequence ATGGGGCGCGGCCGTGCGAAAGCCAAGCAGACCAAGGTTGCACGCAATCTCAAGTACCGGACCTTCGATCCGGACTTCAGCGACCTCCAGCGAGAGCTTCACGGCGAGGACGGCGAACCGATCCCTGATCAGTACGCCGAGCTCGCGGAGAAGCCTGAGCTCGTTGAGCAGCTGTTCAAGGACCGCGACGCCAGCTGA
- a CDS encoding adenylate/guanylate cyclase domain-containing protein: MHNAQLPPWLLTLDDVLTRPRIVRAALVMGLFSVAQAGASVLCFFLVGRSEQVRMDFFGPVVVTGLAGVVASAAMLTWLAPRDPEGETWLARSVLGATALMYSLFGVAIAYIFGFWASPFLLFPAVTGLLTGILFGRSYGILSVAGAVAATGVLEALRFLGVIAYAPALIGDSVQDSGSVSRLLGTGGPLLVFVVVAMVLAFGMLAMVDRQREALDRSHEVIRRYVPAQVAAAVLEHGDTATRLERRKITVFFSDIVGFTETTERMEPEDLALVLGEYFSEMAAIAGRYDGTIDELVGDAVLIFFGAPTATNDRDHALRSVRMAVEMQEAVVGLNARWEQAGIDVEFRIRMGINTGVVAVGNVGSGARQKYAAIGRAVNLAARIQTECPPGRVLMTRATWLLVRDEVRCEEHGEVELKGIGRTTPLYAITS; the protein is encoded by the coding sequence ATGCACAACGCCCAGCTGCCGCCCTGGCTCCTGACGCTGGACGACGTGCTCACGCGGCCGCGGATCGTGCGCGCCGCGCTCGTCATGGGCCTCTTCAGCGTCGCGCAGGCCGGCGCCTCGGTGCTCTGCTTCTTCCTCGTGGGCCGCTCCGAGCAGGTCCGCATGGACTTCTTCGGCCCGGTCGTCGTGACCGGTCTGGCAGGCGTCGTCGCCAGTGCGGCCATGCTGACCTGGCTGGCGCCCCGCGACCCCGAGGGCGAGACCTGGCTCGCGAGGTCGGTGCTCGGCGCGACGGCCCTGATGTACAGCCTCTTCGGTGTGGCGATCGCCTACATCTTCGGGTTCTGGGCCTCGCCCTTCCTGCTGTTCCCCGCCGTCACGGGACTGCTGACCGGCATCCTCTTCGGCCGGAGCTACGGCATCCTGTCCGTCGCCGGCGCCGTCGCGGCGACCGGCGTGCTCGAGGCCCTGCGCTTCCTCGGCGTCATCGCGTACGCACCGGCCCTGATCGGCGACTCGGTGCAGGACTCCGGCTCGGTGTCGCGCCTGCTCGGCACCGGCGGGCCCCTGCTCGTCTTCGTCGTGGTCGCGATGGTGCTCGCGTTCGGCATGCTCGCGATGGTCGACCGGCAGCGCGAGGCCCTCGACCGCAGCCACGAGGTCATCCGCCGCTACGTGCCGGCTCAGGTGGCCGCCGCGGTCCTCGAGCACGGTGACACCGCCACCCGGCTCGAACGACGCAAGATCACGGTGTTCTTCTCCGACATCGTCGGCTTCACCGAGACCACCGAACGCATGGAGCCCGAGGACCTGGCCCTGGTCCTCGGCGAGTACTTCTCCGAGATGGCGGCCATCGCGGGCCGCTACGACGGCACGATCGACGAGCTCGTCGGCGATGCCGTGCTGATCTTCTTCGGCGCCCCCACTGCCACGAACGATCGCGACCACGCGCTGCGATCAGTGCGGATGGCGGTCGAGATGCAGGAGGCGGTGGTCGGCCTCAACGCGCGGTGGGAGCAGGCCGGCATCGACGTCGAGTTCCGCATCCGCATGGGCATCAACACCGGCGTCGTGGCGGTCGGCAACGTCGGCTCCGGCGCCCGCCAGAAGTACGCCGCGATCGGCCGCGCCGTGAACCTGGCCGCCCGGATCCAGACCGAGTGCCCGCCCGGCCGCGTGCTCATGACGCGGGCCACCTGGCTGCTGGTGCGCGACGAGGTCAGGTGCGAGGAGCACGGTGAGGTCGAGCTGAAGGGCATCGGCCGCACGACCCCCCTGTACGCGATCACGTCGTGA
- a CDS encoding TetR/AcrR family transcriptional regulator yields the protein MARPNAGTKGVPRAEREQQILAVASMAFGADGFAATNISEVARDAGISKPLVYNYFGSKEGLYAACLHQAGALVGDEIERIARGDAVGIERGIRTLDGMFALLEDQRHLWRLLHDRTAPATGAIAAIVNQHTHRIDRLAQEGVTELLALAGDSDERDISVMTAAWLGIVDSLMDWWVAHPDESAAQMVERVTRLFTALLSDVTVSAS from the coding sequence GTGGCCCGTCCCAACGCCGGCACCAAGGGTGTCCCCCGCGCCGAGCGCGAGCAGCAGATCCTCGCGGTCGCCTCGATGGCCTTCGGGGCCGACGGCTTCGCCGCCACGAACATCTCCGAGGTCGCCCGTGACGCCGGCATCTCGAAGCCGCTGGTCTACAACTACTTCGGCTCCAAGGAGGGCCTGTACGCCGCGTGCCTCCACCAGGCCGGCGCCCTGGTCGGCGACGAGATCGAGCGCATCGCCCGAGGCGACGCGGTCGGCATCGAGCGCGGCATCCGCACCCTCGACGGCATGTTCGCCCTGCTCGAGGACCAGCGCCACCTCTGGCGCCTCCTCCACGACCGCACGGCCCCCGCCACTGGAGCGATCGCGGCGATCGTGAACCAGCACACCCACCGCATCGACCGGCTGGCCCAGGAGGGAGTGACCGAGCTGCTCGCCCTGGCCGGCGACTCCGACGAGCGCGACATCTCGGTCATGACCGCGGCCTGGCTCGGCATCGTCGACTCCCTGATGGACTGGTGGGTGGCCCACCCCGACGAGTCAGCGGCGCAGATGGTCGAGCGTGTCACCCGCCTCTTCACGGCACTGCTCAGCGACGTCACGGTGAGCGCCTCGTGA
- a CDS encoding PGPGW domain-containing protein, whose product MSESRTRRSRSAHAARRIAATILGWLLVLAGIAALVLPGPGLLLLAAGLAVLSQQYEWAERRLEPVKVVAFKTAADGVQTWPRILASVSGALVLGALGVVWGLRPDAPEAWPLADRYWLIGGWGTGATLILSALIALAIIVYSFRRFRGVEDPESAAEQSVRKD is encoded by the coding sequence ATGAGCGAGTCCAGGACCCGCCGCTCGAGGTCCGCCCACGCCGCTCGGCGCATCGCCGCCACGATCCTCGGCTGGCTCCTGGTGCTGGCCGGCATCGCGGCCCTGGTCCTCCCCGGGCCCGGGCTGCTCCTGCTCGCTGCCGGTCTGGCGGTGTTGTCCCAGCAGTACGAGTGGGCCGAGCGTCGTCTGGAGCCGGTCAAGGTCGTGGCGTTCAAGACCGCGGCAGACGGCGTGCAGACCTGGCCGCGGATCCTGGCGAGCGTCTCCGGCGCCCTCGTCCTGGGCGCCCTCGGCGTGGTGTGGGGTCTGCGACCGGACGCACCCGAGGCCTGGCCGCTCGCCGACCGCTACTGGCTGATCGGCGGCTGGGGCACCGGAGCGACCTTGATCCTCTCGGCCCTCATCGCGCTGGCCATCATCGTGTACAGCTTCCGACGCTTCCGCGGGGTGGAGGACCCGGAGTCCGCCGCGGAGCAGTCGGTCCGCAAGGACTGA
- a CDS encoding Glu/Leu/Phe/Val dehydrogenase dimerization domain-containing protein translates to MSDSSTVFAHPHEQVVFCHDPASGLKAIIGLYSTALGPGLGGTRFYPYASEADALTDVLALSQGMAYKNALAGLDLGGGKAVIIGDPQVDKSEALLRAYGRFVESINGRYFTACDVGTFSPDMDVIARETSYVTGRTVEHGGAGDSSVLTAFGVYQGMRASAEHVWGSTSLAGRTVGIAGVGKVGRHLVRHLVEEDARVVVTDVSASALEAITAAHPSVRVVDSTDALVAEQLDVFAPCALGHALTDTVVSALSARVVCGGANNQLAHDGTAKLLTEKGITYAPDYCVNAGGVIQVADELDPNGFSFDRAKARATGIFDTTLAVLGRAASEQITSAEAADRQAEQRMRDVGRLRGIHLPG, encoded by the coding sequence ATGAGCGACTCGTCCACCGTCTTCGCCCACCCGCACGAGCAGGTCGTCTTCTGCCACGACCCCGCCAGCGGACTCAAGGCGATCATCGGCCTCTACTCCACGGCCCTCGGCCCAGGCCTCGGCGGCACCCGGTTCTACCCGTACGCCTCGGAGGCCGACGCCCTCACGGACGTGCTCGCCCTGAGCCAGGGCATGGCGTACAAGAACGCGCTGGCCGGTCTCGACCTCGGCGGCGGCAAGGCCGTCATCATCGGCGATCCGCAGGTCGACAAGTCCGAGGCGCTCCTGCGCGCGTACGGCCGGTTCGTCGAGTCGATCAACGGCCGGTACTTCACGGCGTGCGACGTCGGCACGTTCAGCCCCGACATGGACGTCATCGCCCGCGAGACCTCGTACGTCACGGGCCGCACGGTCGAGCACGGCGGCGCCGGCGACTCCTCCGTGCTCACGGCCTTCGGCGTGTACCAGGGCATGCGGGCCAGTGCCGAGCACGTCTGGGGCAGCACCTCGCTCGCCGGTCGCACGGTCGGCATCGCCGGCGTCGGCAAGGTCGGCCGGCACCTCGTGCGTCACCTGGTCGAGGAGGACGCCCGGGTCGTCGTCACCGACGTGAGCGCCAGCGCGCTCGAGGCCATCACCGCGGCGCACCCGAGCGTGCGGGTCGTGGACTCGACCGACGCCCTCGTGGCGGAGCAGCTCGACGTCTTCGCGCCGTGCGCGCTCGGCCACGCCTTGACCGACACGGTCGTGAGCGCGCTCTCGGCCCGGGTCGTGTGCGGCGGCGCCAACAACCAGCTCGCGCACGACGGAACGGCCAAGCTCCTGACCGAGAAGGGCATCACGTACGCGCCCGACTACTGCGTCAACGCCGGCGGCGTGATCCAGGTGGCCGACGAGCTCGACCCGAACGGGTTCAGCTTCGACCGGGCCAAGGCTCGGGCGACCGGCATCTTCGACACGACGCTCGCGGTGCTCGGACGGGCCGCCAGCGAGCAGATCACGTCGGCCGAGGCCGCCGACCGGCAGGCCGAGCAGCGCATGCGCGACGTCGGCCGCCTCCGCGGCATCCACCTCCCCGGCTGA
- a CDS encoding MarR family winged helix-turn-helix transcriptional regulator, which yields MTTHIGGRPSTSDRLELVQRLQRLTTATLHFSDRAAASRGLHRSDLQALQALVAARASGAAALTPGELAQVLVLSPSATTTLVDRLVRAGHVERHHDQDDRRRISLTMTEHAGTEARAMFGPMAASMVELLDDFDDAEVATISRFLAAATKVITHAQPGETPPATGG from the coding sequence GTGACGACGCACATCGGGGGGCGGCCCTCCACGAGCGACCGTCTGGAGCTCGTCCAGCGGCTGCAGCGGCTGACCACGGCGACCCTGCACTTCTCGGACCGGGCGGCGGCCTCGCGGGGCCTGCACCGCTCGGACTTGCAGGCGCTCCAGGCGCTCGTGGCCGCTCGAGCCTCCGGTGCGGCAGCGCTGACGCCGGGGGAGCTGGCGCAGGTGCTCGTGCTGAGTCCCTCCGCCACCACGACCCTCGTCGACCGCCTCGTGCGTGCCGGCCACGTCGAGCGTCACCACGACCAGGACGACCGCCGCCGCATCAGCCTGACGATGACCGAGCACGCGGGCACCGAGGCGCGGGCGATGTTCGGTCCGATGGCAGCCTCGATGGTCGAGCTCCTGGACGACTTCGACGACGCCGAGGTCGCCACGATCAGCCGCTTCCTCGCCGCCGCCACGAAGGTCATCACCCACGCCCAACCCGGAGAGACCCCGCCCGCCACCGGTGGTTGA
- a CDS encoding sterol desaturase family protein: MNDLLDPLKNPVTYAAPFFLLTILIELAALKWLDHDDNATGYAMKDARASISMGVVSVVFLTLFKVVTFFAFTAVFAYLALWELPTDTWWYWVLVILGVDLGYYFHHRFSHRVRIAWAGHQAHHSSEFMNFGTALRQKWNPWFEFFFWLPLPLLGFAPWTLYVAFGINLIFQFYVHTELVDRLPRPVEYVFNTPSHHRVHHGSDPEYLDKNYGGILIVWDRLFGTFTRERQRPTYGLTKKVETYNLLKLQYGDYVDIARDVRSTRRWRHKMGYVFGPPGWTPKDEAAEDDLVLPRR; encoded by the coding sequence ATGAACGACCTGCTCGATCCGCTGAAGAACCCGGTCACGTACGCCGCACCGTTCTTCCTGCTGACGATCCTCATCGAGCTCGCCGCGCTGAAGTGGCTCGACCACGACGACAACGCGACCGGCTACGCCATGAAGGACGCGCGCGCCTCGATCTCGATGGGCGTGGTCTCGGTCGTGTTCCTGACGCTGTTCAAGGTCGTGACGTTCTTCGCGTTCACGGCGGTCTTCGCCTACCTGGCGCTGTGGGAGCTCCCCACCGACACGTGGTGGTACTGGGTCCTGGTCATCCTCGGTGTGGACCTCGGCTACTACTTCCACCACCGCTTCAGCCATCGCGTGCGGATCGCCTGGGCCGGCCACCAGGCCCACCACTCCAGCGAGTTCATGAACTTCGGCACCGCGCTGCGGCAGAAGTGGAACCCGTGGTTCGAGTTCTTCTTCTGGCTGCCGCTGCCGCTGCTCGGGTTCGCGCCCTGGACGCTCTACGTCGCGTTCGGCATCAACCTGATCTTCCAGTTCTACGTGCACACCGAGCTGGTCGACCGGCTCCCGCGCCCCGTCGAGTACGTGTTCAACACGCCGTCGCACCACCGCGTGCACCACGGCTCGGACCCGGAGTACCTCGACAAGAACTACGGCGGGATCCTGATCGTCTGGGACCGGCTGTTCGGCACCTTCACCCGGGAACGTCAGCGCCCGACGTACGGCCTGACGAAGAAGGTCGAGACGTACAACCTGCTCAAGCTGCAGTACGGCGACTACGTCGACATCGCCCGCGACGTGCGCAGCACGCGGCGCTGGCGGCACAAGATGGGCTACGTCTTCGGGCCGCCGGGCTGGACCCCGAAGGACGAGGCCGCCGAGGACGACCTGGTGCTGCCGCGCCGCTGA
- the purF gene encoding amidophosphoribosyltransferase — translation MARGDGLLTHDIDPSDRGPQDACGVFGVWAPGEEVAKLTYFGLYALQHRGQESAGIAVSNGRQILVYKDMGLVSQVFDESTLDSLKGEIAIGHARYSTTGSSVWQNAQPTFRPTASGSVALGHNGNLTNTAELVELLDQRTAGESRPHETATSDTAAMASLLASYRDRSVEEAALEVLPKVRGAFSLVFMDEHTLYAARDPQGIRPLVLGRLERGWVVASETAALDIVGASYIREIEPGEFIAVDENGLRSERFAEPAPKGCIFEYVYLARPDTTINDQRVFSVRERIGRKLANTAPVEADLVIPVPESGTPAAIGYAAESGIPFGHGLVKNSYVGRTFIQPSQTIRQLGIRLKLNPLRDVVAGKRLVVVDDSIVRGNTQRALVRMLREFGAAEVHVRISSPPVKWPCFYGIDFASRAELIANGISVDEIRRSIGADSLSYVELDDLVEATNVPKDNLCRACFDGIYPVALPEDDLIGKHLLELPADTTTLKVIQ, via the coding sequence GTGGCGCGCGGCGATGGTCTTCTCACCCACGACATCGATCCCTCGGATCGGGGTCCTCAGGACGCCTGTGGCGTCTTCGGCGTCTGGGCGCCGGGCGAAGAGGTCGCGAAGCTGACCTACTTCGGCCTGTACGCGTTGCAGCACCGCGGCCAGGAGTCGGCGGGCATCGCGGTCAGCAACGGCCGCCAGATCCTCGTCTACAAGGACATGGGCCTCGTGAGCCAGGTCTTCGACGAGTCCACGCTCGACTCGCTCAAGGGCGAGATCGCGATCGGTCACGCCCGCTACTCCACGACCGGCTCCAGCGTGTGGCAGAACGCGCAGCCGACGTTCCGTCCCACGGCGTCCGGCTCGGTGGCCCTGGGCCACAACGGCAACCTCACCAACACCGCCGAGCTCGTCGAGCTGCTCGACCAGCGCACGGCGGGCGAGAGCCGTCCGCACGAGACCGCCACGAGCGACACCGCCGCGATGGCGAGCCTGCTCGCGTCCTACCGCGATCGCTCCGTCGAGGAGGCCGCGCTCGAGGTCCTGCCGAAGGTGCGCGGCGCCTTCTCGCTCGTGTTCATGGACGAGCACACGCTCTACGCCGCCCGCGACCCGCAGGGCATCCGTCCCCTCGTCCTCGGCCGCCTCGAGCGCGGCTGGGTCGTGGCCAGCGAGACCGCGGCCCTCGACATCGTGGGCGCCTCCTACATCCGGGAGATCGAGCCGGGCGAGTTCATCGCGGTCGACGAGAACGGCCTGCGCAGCGAGCGCTTCGCCGAGCCGGCCCCCAAGGGCTGCATCTTCGAGTACGTCTACCTCGCGCGCCCCGACACCACGATCAACGACCAGCGCGTGTTCAGCGTCCGCGAGCGCATCGGTCGCAAGCTGGCGAACACCGCACCGGTCGAGGCCGACCTCGTCATCCCCGTGCCGGAGTCGGGCACGCCCGCCGCGATCGGCTACGCCGCCGAGTCGGGCATCCCGTTCGGCCACGGCCTGGTCAAGAACTCCTACGTGGGCCGCACGTTCATCCAGCCGTCGCAGACCATCCGCCAGCTCGGCATCCGGCTCAAGCTCAACCCGCTGCGCGACGTCGTGGCCGGCAAGCGCCTCGTCGTCGTCGACGACTCGATCGTCCGCGGCAACACCCAGCGGGCGCTCGTGCGCATGCTCCGCGAGTTCGGTGCGGCCGAGGTCCACGTGCGCATCTCGAGCCCACCGGTCAAGTGGCCGTGCTTCTACGGCATCGACTTCGCCTCGCGGGCCGAGCTCATCGCCAACGGCATCAGCGTCGACGAGATCCGCCGCTCGATCGGCGCCGACTCGCTGTCGTACGTCGAGCTCGACGACCTCGTCGAGGCCACGAACGTGCCGAAGGACAACCTCTGCCGGGCGTGCTTCGACGGCATCTACCCCGTCGCTCTCCCCGAGGACGACCTGATCGGCAAGCACCTCCTGGAGCTGCCCGCCGACACCACGACCCTGAAGGTGATCCAGTGA